From Acipenser ruthenus chromosome 2, fAciRut3.2 maternal haplotype, whole genome shotgun sequence, a single genomic window includes:
- the LOC117403678 gene encoding serine/arginine-rich splicing factor 11-like isoform X3, with protein MSGVPGTCVIQVTNLSPAVTSEQMRTLFAFLGDVEELRLYPPDNAPLPFSSKVCYIKFREPPSVGVAQHLTNTVFIDRALIVVPCAEGKIPEEAKALSLLAPATTVATLMPGAGLLPIPTPPPLPSTTTAEQLLEYFKQVGDVKFVRMAGDETQPTRFAFVEFADQESVPRALTFNGVVFGDRPLKINHSNNAIVKPPEMTAQAAAKELEDVMKRVREAQSCISAAIEPVESGKSSTTSSKKAGRSRSRSQSKRKRSRSRHRSRSRKRSQSKLREARSTQSSQKKRSRSKDRKRTRSRSRSSRDKTKERDNKSRSKEESWREKDERKRKEKKGKYSPKSYGSSRRSRSTSRNRRKRSRSRSKSPRPRTPKRKLRSPSPRRIKKEERKEKIRERSRERNERERSPSRKKSNKDKEKLEKNTPVKVERDSDKEEKEYESDKDSIHTNRLDHIKGQQNGSYNNHEEDLLVQTEVSE; from the exons ATGAGTGGGGTCCCTGGAACCTGTGTGATCCAGGTCACCAACCTCTCCCCAGCCGTCACTAGCGAGCAGATGCGGACCCTCTTCGCTTTCCTCGGTGATGTCGAGGAACTGCGCCTCTATCCGCCCGA CAATGCGCCTCTTCCTTTTTCCTCCAAAGTATGTTATATAAAATTCCGTGAGCCTCCAAGTGTTGGTGTGGCCCAGCATTTAACCAACACAGTTTTTATTGACAGAGCTCTGATAGTTGTACCCTGCGCAGAAG GTAAAATCCCAGAAGAAGCCAAAGCGCTGTCTCTCTTAGCTCCTGCCACTACTGTGGCAACCTTGATGCCAGGTGCAGGGCTGTTGCCAATACCAACTCCGCCTCCCCTCCCTTCA ACAACGACAGCCGAGCAGTTACTAGAGTACTTCAAGCAAGTTGGAGATGTGAAATTTGTACGAATGGCTGGGGATGAGACTCAGCCCACTCGCTTTGCCTTTGTGGAATTTGCTGATCAAGAGTCTGTTCCAAGAGCTCTGACCTTCAATGGAGTCGTGTTTGGAGATAGACCCTTGAA AATCAATCACTCCAACAATGCTATTGTAAAACCCCCCGAGATGACTGCACAGGCTGCTGCTAAGGAACTAGAGGATGTGATGAAGAGAGTGAGGGAAGCTCAGTCATGTATCTCTGCAGCTATTGAGCCAG TCGAGTCTGGGAAAAGCAGTACCACTAGTAGCAAAAAGGCTGGAAGATCTCGATCTCGCTCCCAATCCAAAAGGAAGCGGTCTCGCTCCAGACACAG gagtaGATCCCGTAAAAGATCTCAGTCAAAACTGAGAGAGGCACGTAGCACCCAAAGTTCCCAGAAAAAACGCTCGCGATCGAAAGATAGAAAGCGCACCAGAAGCCGATCCAGGTCTAG cagagaTAAAACGAAAGAGAGAGACAACAAATCAAGAAGTAAAGAGGAGAGCTGGAGAGAGAAAGACGAGAGGAAACggaaagaaaagaaagggaaatatTCACCAAAGAGCTATGGTTCATCCCGAAGATCTCGAAGCACCAGCAG AAACCGCAGAAAGAGGAGCAGAAGTAGGTCTAAATCTCCCAGGCCAAGAACTCCCAAAAGAAAATTAAGGTCTCCTTCTCCAAGGAG aattAAAAAGGAGGAGAGGAAGGAGAAAATCAGAGAACGCAGCAGAGAAAGGAACGAAAGGGAAAGATCACCCTCCAGGAAGAAGAGCAACAAGGACAaggaaaaactggaaaaaaacacCCCGGTCAAG GTGGAAAGAGATTCTGATAAAGAAGAGAAAGAGTATGAAAGTGACAAGGACAGCATTCATACCAACCGTCTGGATCACATAAAGGGTCAACAGAATGGCAGCTACAATAATCATGAGGAAGATCTCTTGGTCCAAACAGAGGTGTCTGAGTGA
- the LOC117403678 gene encoding splicing regulatory glutamine/lysine-rich protein 1-like isoform X1: protein MSGVPGTCVIQVTNLSPAVTSEQMRTLFAFLGDVEELRLYPPDNAPLPFSSKVCYIKFREPPSVGVAQHLTNTVFIDRALIVVPCAEGKIPEEAKALSLLAPATTVATLMPGAGLLPIPTPPPLPSLGIPIGNLGTLQAGLDPSLAALGGISSQPPLMGNVDPSKIDEIRRTVYVGNLNSQTTTAEQLLEYFKQVGDVKFVRMAGDETQPTRFAFVEFADQESVPRALTFNGVVFGDRPLKINHSNNAIVKPPEMTAQAAAKELEDVMKRVREAQSCISAAIEPVESGKSSTTSSKKAGRSRSRSQSKRKRSRSRHRSRSRKRSQSKLREARSTQSSQKKRSRSKDRKRTRSRSRSSRDKTKERDNKSRSKEESWREKDERKRKEKKGKYSPKSYGSSRRSRSTSRNRRKRSRSRSKSPRPRTPKRKLRSPSPRRIKKEERKEKIRERSRERNERERSPSRKKSNKDKEKLEKNTPVKVERDSDKEEKEYESDKDSIHTNRLDHIKGQQNGSYNNHEEDLLVQTEVSE, encoded by the exons ATGAGTGGGGTCCCTGGAACCTGTGTGATCCAGGTCACCAACCTCTCCCCAGCCGTCACTAGCGAGCAGATGCGGACCCTCTTCGCTTTCCTCGGTGATGTCGAGGAACTGCGCCTCTATCCGCCCGA CAATGCGCCTCTTCCTTTTTCCTCCAAAGTATGTTATATAAAATTCCGTGAGCCTCCAAGTGTTGGTGTGGCCCAGCATTTAACCAACACAGTTTTTATTGACAGAGCTCTGATAGTTGTACCCTGCGCAGAAG GTAAAATCCCAGAAGAAGCCAAAGCGCTGTCTCTCTTAGCTCCTGCCACTACTGTGGCAACCTTGATGCCAGGTGCAGGGCTGTTGCCAATACCAACTCCGCCTCCCCTCCCTTCA CTTGGTATCCCAATTGGCAATCTGGGAACGTTGCAGGCTGGCCTCGATCCTTCCCTGGCAGCTTTGGGAGGAATCTCGTCACAACCCCCTTTGATGGGAAATGTGGATCCCTCCAAAATTGATGAGATCAGAAGAACTGTTTATGTTGGCAACTTGAATTCACAG ACAACGACAGCCGAGCAGTTACTAGAGTACTTCAAGCAAGTTGGAGATGTGAAATTTGTACGAATGGCTGGGGATGAGACTCAGCCCACTCGCTTTGCCTTTGTGGAATTTGCTGATCAAGAGTCTGTTCCAAGAGCTCTGACCTTCAATGGAGTCGTGTTTGGAGATAGACCCTTGAA AATCAATCACTCCAACAATGCTATTGTAAAACCCCCCGAGATGACTGCACAGGCTGCTGCTAAGGAACTAGAGGATGTGATGAAGAGAGTGAGGGAAGCTCAGTCATGTATCTCTGCAGCTATTGAGCCAG TCGAGTCTGGGAAAAGCAGTACCACTAGTAGCAAAAAGGCTGGAAGATCTCGATCTCGCTCCCAATCCAAAAGGAAGCGGTCTCGCTCCAGACACAG gagtaGATCCCGTAAAAGATCTCAGTCAAAACTGAGAGAGGCACGTAGCACCCAAAGTTCCCAGAAAAAACGCTCGCGATCGAAAGATAGAAAGCGCACCAGAAGCCGATCCAGGTCTAG cagagaTAAAACGAAAGAGAGAGACAACAAATCAAGAAGTAAAGAGGAGAGCTGGAGAGAGAAAGACGAGAGGAAACggaaagaaaagaaagggaaatatTCACCAAAGAGCTATGGTTCATCCCGAAGATCTCGAAGCACCAGCAG AAACCGCAGAAAGAGGAGCAGAAGTAGGTCTAAATCTCCCAGGCCAAGAACTCCCAAAAGAAAATTAAGGTCTCCTTCTCCAAGGAG aattAAAAAGGAGGAGAGGAAGGAGAAAATCAGAGAACGCAGCAGAGAAAGGAACGAAAGGGAAAGATCACCCTCCAGGAAGAAGAGCAACAAGGACAaggaaaaactggaaaaaaacacCCCGGTCAAG GTGGAAAGAGATTCTGATAAAGAAGAGAAAGAGTATGAAAGTGACAAGGACAGCATTCATACCAACCGTCTGGATCACATAAAGGGTCAACAGAATGGCAGCTACAATAATCATGAGGAAGATCTCTTGGTCCAAACAGAGGTGTCTGAGTGA
- the LOC117403678 gene encoding splicing regulatory glutamine/lysine-rich protein 1-like isoform X2 — translation MSGVPGTCVIQVTNLSPAVTSEQMRTLFAFLGDVEELRLYPPDNAPLPFSSKVCYIKFREPPSVGVAQHLTNTVFIDRALIVVPCAEGKIPEEAKALSLLAPATTVATLMPGAGLLPIPTPPPLPSLGIPIGNLGTLQAGLDPSLAALGGISSQPPLMGNVDPSKIDEIRRTVYVGNLNSQTTTAEQLLEYFKQVGDVKFVRMAGDETQPTRFAFVEFADQESVPRALTFNGVVFGDRPLKINHSNNAIVKPPEMTAQAAAKELEDVMKRVREAQSCISAAIEPVESGKSSTTSSKKAGRSRSRSQSKRKRSRSRHRSRSRKRSQSKLREARSTQSSQKKRSRSKDRKRTRSRSRSRDKTKERDNKSRSKEESWREKDERKRKEKKGKYSPKSYGSSRRSRSTSRNRRKRSRSRSKSPRPRTPKRKLRSPSPRRIKKEERKEKIRERSRERNERERSPSRKKSNKDKEKLEKNTPVKVERDSDKEEKEYESDKDSIHTNRLDHIKGQQNGSYNNHEEDLLVQTEVSE, via the exons ATGAGTGGGGTCCCTGGAACCTGTGTGATCCAGGTCACCAACCTCTCCCCAGCCGTCACTAGCGAGCAGATGCGGACCCTCTTCGCTTTCCTCGGTGATGTCGAGGAACTGCGCCTCTATCCGCCCGA CAATGCGCCTCTTCCTTTTTCCTCCAAAGTATGTTATATAAAATTCCGTGAGCCTCCAAGTGTTGGTGTGGCCCAGCATTTAACCAACACAGTTTTTATTGACAGAGCTCTGATAGTTGTACCCTGCGCAGAAG GTAAAATCCCAGAAGAAGCCAAAGCGCTGTCTCTCTTAGCTCCTGCCACTACTGTGGCAACCTTGATGCCAGGTGCAGGGCTGTTGCCAATACCAACTCCGCCTCCCCTCCCTTCA CTTGGTATCCCAATTGGCAATCTGGGAACGTTGCAGGCTGGCCTCGATCCTTCCCTGGCAGCTTTGGGAGGAATCTCGTCACAACCCCCTTTGATGGGAAATGTGGATCCCTCCAAAATTGATGAGATCAGAAGAACTGTTTATGTTGGCAACTTGAATTCACAG ACAACGACAGCCGAGCAGTTACTAGAGTACTTCAAGCAAGTTGGAGATGTGAAATTTGTACGAATGGCTGGGGATGAGACTCAGCCCACTCGCTTTGCCTTTGTGGAATTTGCTGATCAAGAGTCTGTTCCAAGAGCTCTGACCTTCAATGGAGTCGTGTTTGGAGATAGACCCTTGAA AATCAATCACTCCAACAATGCTATTGTAAAACCCCCCGAGATGACTGCACAGGCTGCTGCTAAGGAACTAGAGGATGTGATGAAGAGAGTGAGGGAAGCTCAGTCATGTATCTCTGCAGCTATTGAGCCAG TCGAGTCTGGGAAAAGCAGTACCACTAGTAGCAAAAAGGCTGGAAGATCTCGATCTCGCTCCCAATCCAAAAGGAAGCGGTCTCGCTCCAGACACAG gagtaGATCCCGTAAAAGATCTCAGTCAAAACTGAGAGAGGCACGTAGCACCCAAAGTTCCCAGAAAAAACGCTCGCGATCGAAAGATAGAAAGCGCACCAGAAGCCGATCCAGGTCTAG agaTAAAACGAAAGAGAGAGACAACAAATCAAGAAGTAAAGAGGAGAGCTGGAGAGAGAAAGACGAGAGGAAACggaaagaaaagaaagggaaatatTCACCAAAGAGCTATGGTTCATCCCGAAGATCTCGAAGCACCAGCAG AAACCGCAGAAAGAGGAGCAGAAGTAGGTCTAAATCTCCCAGGCCAAGAACTCCCAAAAGAAAATTAAGGTCTCCTTCTCCAAGGAG aattAAAAAGGAGGAGAGGAAGGAGAAAATCAGAGAACGCAGCAGAGAAAGGAACGAAAGGGAAAGATCACCCTCCAGGAAGAAGAGCAACAAGGACAaggaaaaactggaaaaaaacacCCCGGTCAAG GTGGAAAGAGATTCTGATAAAGAAGAGAAAGAGTATGAAAGTGACAAGGACAGCATTCATACCAACCGTCTGGATCACATAAAGGGTCAACAGAATGGCAGCTACAATAATCATGAGGAAGATCTCTTGGTCCAAACAGAGGTGTCTGAGTGA